The following is a genomic window from Alkaliphilus sp. B6464.
AATCTCCTTCTTTAGCCTTTTCGTAGGATTCTAAAAGAGTAGGTATTTGTTTTAAAATATTTTTTGTTAATACATAAAGCATAATCGATAATATAATAATAGCGGAAAACATAGAAATAATAAAAATATTACGGAATGATATTAGACTTCCCTCTGCTTCTTTAACTGGTACTACAAGAATAGCACCCCACTTACTATTGCCTACTGGTGTGTAAGATATGTAAGTTTCCTCTCCGTCTATAATAAATTTATCCACATAAGGATTTCCCGCTGAAACAACTTCTGAAACATTCTCCCATCCGTTTTCTAAATCATTAATATCTTTCTCCAGTATCATATCTTTATTATTATGATAAACAAATCTTGACTGACTATCTAACAATATGGCATGTCCACTTTCGTTATAAGTAAAACTGCTTAAAATTTGTGAAATTCTATCTAGAGTGATATCTACCCCTGCAACAGCAATAATCTTTCCATCTTTACTATATATAGGAGTGCTTACAGTAAGAACCAATTCTCCAGTTATAGCATCTATATATGGATCAGTAATAACAGTATTATTACTTGCAATTGCTTGTTTATACCAATCCCTATCCTTAGTACTATAGTCTGATGCTGTTTTAAATTCATCATAGGTAATTAAATGATTAATCTTTCCAACCCCAACATAAACATTCAATAAATCCTCATTGCTATCCTTTATGAGTTTTAATGTGTTAACAAGACTTCTATACCCATCAACTGTATAAATAGTGTCTTCATTCATGTCTTGCTCCAAGAAATCTTTTATGTAATGGTTCATATTCAATTGATGAATATTTTTTTCTGCCGTAGATAGAACATCTACGGTTCTAACCGCAATATTTTCTCTAGCATACCCTAACTCATTTTTAATATGATTTACTAAAATATTTTCTGTATTAGTATAAATAACTCCAGAAACAACTGAAAAGGCTAAGCTAACAGTAAGTATAACAACTAAAAATATCTTTGTCCTAATACTCATTTTCATATCCGTCATTTTCTCAACCACCTTCTCTTTTATTTATGTTAGAATATTAATAATATTTCTTTATTATATCATCTTTAGGGGCAAAAAAATAGACATTTTGGCTTAAATTGGCATAGGAGGTCAAGAAGCTTTTTATCCTGTATTGTGATTTTAGAACTTATTTTTGGGATATATATTATATTAGGTAGAGAGGAGAGAGTGTAATTATGAAAATTCAATTTTTAGGAGCTGCAAAGGTTGTTACTGGATCTAGTATATTAATTACATCAAATAAGTATAATATTTTATTAGACTGTGGATTATTTCAAGGAAGTGAGGATTTAGAAACTTTAAATAAGGATGATTTTCCATTTAATCCATCTGAAATAGACTTCCTGCTTCTAAGTCATTCCCATATAGATCATAGTGGGAGGACCCCAAAGCTTGTTAAAGAAGGCTTTAGGGGAAAAATCCTCTGTACTAAAGCAACCAAAGACCTTTGTGAAATTATGCTAGTAGATAGTGCACATATTCAAGAAAGTGATACAGAGTGGGAAAATCGCAAAGCAAAAAGATCTGGTAAGCCACCAGTTAAGCCCTTATATACTATCGAAGATGCTCTTTTAAGCCTTCGCTATTTTGAATCTGCCCTATATGATCAAAAAATAAAATTAAATGAAGAAATATCTATACGCTTCCGTGATGCAGGGCATATATTAGGATCTTCAATAATTGAAATATGGATTGAGGAAGATAAAGATACTGTGAAAATAGTATTCTCAGGAGATTTAGGTATGAAAAATAAGCCTCTTATTCGTGATCCACAAATAGTTGAAGATGCAGACTACCTTATTTTAGAATCTACCTACGGTAATAGGGTTCATGAAAATGTGGAAAAGCGAATGGAAAAGCTTACGGATATTATAAATAAAACAGTATTAAGGGGAGGAACAGTGCTCATCCCTTCATTTGCTGTTGGACGAACTCAAGAATTAATTTATGAACTAAAACAATATTATGAAAATAACAATGATCTAGATACATTTATGAAAGTTCCCATATATATAGATAGTCCTATGGCTATTTCTGCCACTCAAATTTTTAAAAAGAATTCCTATTCTTTTGATGAAAAAGCTAAAGATATTATTTTAAGTGGCAATAATCCATTAGACTTTGAAAACCTTTACTTTGTTAGGGATCATAAGGAATCCATGGCTTTAAACAATTCAGATTTTCCTAAAGTTATCATATCCGCTAGTGGAATGTGTACAGCTGGTAGAATACGCCATCATCTAAAGCATAATTTATGGAAAGCTAAAAATAGTGTTGTATTTGTCGGTTATCAGGCAAATGGAACATTAGGACGTATTTTAAAAGATGGTGCTAAGTCTGTAAAACTACTAGGAGAGACAATAGCTGTGCTATCTGAGATATACAGCGTTGAAGGCTTTTCTGGTCATATAGATCAGCCTGGAATTTTAGAATGGCTACGAGGTTTTAAGAAAAAACCTAAAAAAGTATTTTTAGTCCATGGTGAAGAAGATTCATTAAATACACTTTCAAAACTTATTGAAGAAAAGCTAGATATGTCTACTACAATTCCTAATATGGGATATATGTTCCAAATAGAAAACGAAGTGCTAAAAGCTTACTCTGGTGAGGTATTAGAACCGATTAAAAGAAAGGAAAATATTAAAAAGGAACTACAAGAAGTCTACGACCAATTTGAGAATCTCTCTTCCCAAACTAATAAATTTATAAATGATAGCTTATTAGAAAAAGAATATGATACATTGAAGAATAAGCTCATAGATCTTCAAAGAGAACTTTTAGACTTAGGTATGATACTAGGCAGTAGAAAGTAATAAATATATGCTAAAGTAATGTAAACAATCTGTATTAAACAAAATAATGCTCTTATCTGGCAAAATTATAAATAATAAGCCACATAAGAGCATTTTTGATTGTTATATTAACTAATGATATTTTAAGAATCATTTCTGATTAATTATATACATTAAGATAAATATATTTAAAAAATCATAGCTCCTAAAATACCTGCGATTAGTAATGGTATATTGTAGTGAATAAAAGTCGGCACACATGTATCCCAAATGTGATCGTGCTTACCATCCACATTTAATCCTGCAGTTGGTCCTAGAGTACTGTCAGAAGCTGGCGATCCTGCATCACCTAATGCAGCAGCAGTACCAATTAATATAATAGTTGCAGGTATACTAAATCCTATTATAGATGCTAAGGGAACATAAATGGCAGCAATTATTGGAATAGTACCAAATGAGGTTCCAATACCTATTGTTATAATAAGCCCAACTAAAACCATTATGGATGCAGCTATTAGCTTACTTCCTCCCATAAGACCTGCGGCACCTTCTACTAAAGCTTGGACTCCTCCAGTTTCTCTTAGTACTGCGCCATAACCAGAAGCAGCAAGCATAACAAATGCAATAAATCCCATCATACCTATGCCGCTATTAATTATGCTATCAATATCCTTCCATCTAATAGCTCCAAATATAACCATAATCGCTAGACTTACAATAGCACCTAGAGGTAGTGATTCAAATTTTATTTGAATCACTAGAGCTGATACTGCTCCAATTAGTGAAACCCAATGAGTTCTATTCATTTTAATTATAACTTCTGTTTCCTTACTTGTACCCTTATCAACTTCTCCTTCCAAGTCTACATATTCTCTAGGCTTTCTGTAGGTAAATAGAATTGCTATTAATAAGCCTATTACCATAGAAAGTCCTGGTAACCACATTACTCTCCATATATCGCCAGTAACTACCGGCATTCCATTTGCAATCATCTCATCTCTTATAATGTTATGAAACATAAGTCCAAAACCAACTGGGAGTGCTACATATGGAGCCTTTAACCCAAATGTTAATGCACATGCAACAGCTCTTCTATCTATTTTTAGCTTATTCATTACCATAATCAATGGAGGTATTAATATTGGTATAAATGCAATGTGTACAGGAATAAGGTTTTGCGAGAATATACTTACTATTGCGATAATTCCTACTAAGATAATTCCTTTTCCCTTAACCCAGCCAGAAATTTTCTTTGCTAATATTTCTGCAACACCAGTAGTATGAATAGCGGCAGCCAAAGCTCCTAACAGAATATAACTCAGAGCTGTTTCTGAATTCCCCCCCATACCACCTATTAAAACTTTCATAGTGTCAGCAATAGGCATCCCTGCTGCTAACCCACCTACTAAAGCTGCTATTAGTAGAGAAAGTATTACGTTTAACTTTAGTAAACATAAAATTGACATAACAAGAACAGATAAAATAACTGGGTTTGTTAACATTTTCTCCTCCTCCTTATTACTTTTTGATATAATTACTAATACATGCTTTTATGGTGTATTTATTCACATCCTTTCATTAATATTCTAAACTGAAATGTTTAACTATGGCAAAATAAACATTACGCCCTACTGATAATGCATAATTAGTTATAGTTTGAATTTTATTATAATATACATATTAACAATAGTCTATATACCAAATTCTAGATTTATCTTGGTCAAAAGGATAATTTTATAATTTATATTATGTGCAATTAACATTTTAAATTACTACCTTATTTTTTTAAAGCAGTAATATAAGAAATCATACTTACTTAAATTATAAAAAATAAAATAGAGATCTACACCTTATAGTGTAGATCTCTATTTTGAGCTTTAAAGGTAGCATTGTATTTACAATTTTACTTCACCTTTTCTATTAACTTACCAATATCTCTATTAATTTCTTCAACATTCAGATCCTCAATAACTGAATCTTCCAGCCCATACTTTTCCTTTAGTTTTAATATTTTATATACACTTTCATCTATTCTATCTATTGAAATAACACCAATATCGATCCCTGCCTTTATTGCATTAAACACAGTTACCGCTTTTTCGTAATTATGACCTACTAGAATTATGTCTGTCCCTGCTTTAATAGATCTAACAGCTGCATCACCTATGTTATAATTCTTTTCTATAGCCCCCATCGTCATATCATCTGTAATAACTACACCTTCAAATTTTAACTTATCCCTTAATATGTCGTTAATAACCATACTAGACATAGAAGCAGGGTACTCGGGATCTATCTGGGACATAAGAATATGAGATACCATAACCACATCTGCTCCATTATCTATAGTGTGTTTAAATGGTACAATCTCAAAATCCATTATTCTTTTTAAATCATGATCTACAACTGGTAGTCCAATATGTGAATCAACACTAGTATCTCCATGCCCTGGAAAATGCTTAATTACAGGTATTACACCTTCCTCATTAATTCCCTTAAACATTTCAAATCCCATAGTTGAAACAACTTCTATTGTACCTCCAAAGGATCTATTCCCTATTACAGGATTTAATGGATTACTATCTATATCTAATACAGGTGCAAAATTCATATTATATCCAAACTTTTTTACTGTCTGCCCTAATAATCTACCAGCTTCAAAGGCTAAACTACTATCCTTTGTTTTACCTATGCTTCTTGCTGTAGGAAGTTTTTTAACCTCATTAGGATTTCTGCTGACAGATCCACCTTCCTCATCTACTGAAATAAACAAAGGCGCTTTATTAGAAGAATTGCTACTTTTTAAAGAGTTTATTAAAGATAATAGCTGATTGCTATCCTTCACATTTTTCCTATACAATATTATTCCACCTACATGGTAAGATTGTATAAGTTCCTTTATATTATCATTTACATCATAGCCATCCATACCTACTAAAACTAATTGTCCAATTTTTTCGTCTAATGTCATTTCTTCTATTCGCAATCCTACTTGATCTATAGGCTCTTCTTTCTCTTGATTATGGCTTTCCATTATTTTCTCTTCCTCTTCATTATTTTCTTCTACTTGCTTTGGATTATCGTTATTTCCAGCTTCTATTGGTGTGTTTATACTGGTGCAACCAATTGATAAAACTATTGTCATCGCAAGTACAGATGTCAGAACAGCTTTTTTATTAATCATTTTTATCCCCTCTAATTCAAGTATCGTGTAGTCTTTCATAAATATTTATCCGATGACTTTGCGTTCTGTCGGAGTAAAAACTCCTCTGAACTGATTCTTAGTTTATAGCTAACTAATTTACTGTTAATAATATTGACGATAAATGGTAAAAATAAGTTTTTTTATTGCATTATATCAGAACACCCTATTATACTTACAATACACTAAAAATTCAAATAAAAAATTAAAATTTCATTAAGAAATTTACTATTAATAATGATAAAAAACGCCCTCAGATTTATCCTTATCCATAAAATTGGCAAAGGTAAATCTAAGGGCTTTAAAATATTAAGCTACAGTTTTGAAATTTCATAGAAGGTTTCTAGGGCTAAAATAATCTCGTTTTCCTCACCCTTCATTTCCTCACTACCTTCATCAACTAAATTATTAATACTATCCTTAGTACTTTCCTCAAATAACACAACATTGTTCAATATACTTGCGACCTTAATACCTCTTAAATTTCCTAGGGTAAATAGGGTTGCAGTTTCCATATCTGACCCTAATACTTGTTTCCTACTCCAATATTTCGATAGTTCCTCACAATCATCTATGTAAAAGGAATCATGACTTCTAACTATTCCACTATGAAACTTATAATTCAATTCCTTTGCCTTCTTCACCATAATGCTGATTAATTCTAAGTCACAGGATGCAGGATAAGTAGATTCAACATACATTTTAGATGCTCCTTCATCCCTAACAGCAGATATAGGAATAATAAGATCCCCAATATTAATATTCCTTTGAAGAGCTCCACAGCTTCCAACTCTAATTATATATTTAGCTCCTATAGCACAATGCTCCTCTATAGCAATAGCTGCAGAAGCCCCACCTATTCCCGTTGATGTGGCAGTAACTTTTACTCCCCTATAATATCCGGTTATAGTCTTAAACTCTCTATTGTAGCTAACTTCTCTTACTTCTTCTAGAAAAGTAGCTATTTTGTCTACTCTTTTAGGATCTCCTGGCATAATGACCATAGTTGAAACATCTTCTTTACTGCATCGTATATGAGGTTGTAACATATCATTCATCTCCCTTAATACTTTTTAAATATAATTCAGGCAATACTTCCAATAGGCTAGGATTAATAAATAAAGATTGGGATATTTTTTCTAAAGTACATCCTCCATCAAACCATAATGCACTATCTGCCATTAAATCGCTAGAATTATCACTTACAATCCAATATCCTAACAATTCATTATCACGGTATATCAACTTAGCAAAACCATCTAACTCTTTGGCATAACCCCTATATAAATTTCTTAAATTAACCTTTGAAACCTTATAATCTTCAGTTTTTAAATCATTTTCATTTTTTCCTATACCAGATATTTCCTGTAGAGTAAATATACTTCTAGGAAGTGAGCTATAGTTTTTATTAATTTCTTTTCCTGTACATAGATATTTTGCTAAAGATAGCCCTTGATTATATGCAACATGGGCCATACCTAGCATACCATTAACATCGCCAATAGCATAAATATTTTCTACAGAAGTTTTTAAGTTATTGTCTACATGGATTTTATTTTCATCACAGATTATCGCTAAATCCTCTAGACCGTTTATCTTATTTAGCTTTCTAATGGAAGTGTATAATAAATAATCTGCTTTTATAATATTCCCTTTAGCAGTTATAGCCTTTATCTTATCTCCATCTTCCAAAGCGTCTGTAATATCATCTTCACAGTAAAAATTAACATTTTTAGTTCTAAGTCTTTCTACCAAGCTATTCTTTAAGTCTGTATCTGAATCCTGTAGAATATCTACTTCACGAAAGACCATATCTATCTTTACCCCGTAGGAAGAATATATATCTGCAATTTCTACAGCTTCTACCCCGCCACCTACTATTAATAATTCTTGAGGTAAATTTTCTAGATCTATTAATTCCTTATGACTAATTGCTCTTTTACAATTTTTAAGTACAACTGGAGATGTACCTGTGGCGAGTACAAAAATTTCAGAAAGCAAATGTTCTTCTCCTACTTTAAATGTATTTCTATCTAAAAATTCACCATCTCCAAAATATAAATCTATTCCTTCTAATTCATCCTCTATACAGGCTTGCAGACCTAATATTTTTTCGCGACCTCTTTTATATACATCATTTAAATTAATATTTAAATCTACTCCATAGGATTTTACAACTTTTTTACTCTTTAAAAAGTCTAATAAATTATCTTTATGTACCTTTACAGGCAGACAACCTGTAGAAATAGCTGTCCCACCTAATCTTGATTTTTCCACTATAGCGATCTTTTTCCCATATTTGTTATAAGTTCTTGCAAAGGTTATTCCTGCTATTCCCGATCCTATTACTACTGCATCATACTTCACTGCTTTTTCTCCTTTGGAATGTTTTTTGAGATACTATAAATAATACAACAATTGTCGCTATATATGGGATCATTTGAGTAAATTGTGACGGTATTCCAACACTTTGAAGTCTAATGCCAAGAGCATCAAAAAATCCAAACAATAGGGCTGCAAAAAAAGCTTTTATTGGATGAGAAGAACCAAATATAATAACAGAAAGTGCTATAAAGCCTTTGTTAGCACTCATGTTTTCAGTAAATAGGGTCAAATATCCAAGAGATAAATGGGCTCCAGCAAATCCGCAAAGTATTCCACAGAGTATAGAACTAATATATTTCATTTTCTTAGGGCTAACTCCTGCTGTCTCTAAAGCCGCTGGGCTTTCACCAGATGCTCTAAGCCAATATCCCATAGGTGTCTTAAATAAAAATATGTAAACTAATATTACTAATATCCAGCTTATATAAACGAAAATTGAGTGATTATTAAATATTGCATCTAAAACCGGAAACTTTGCTAAAAAACCTATGTTTATGTCTGGTAGTGGAATAATATCTGGAGATGAAAATGCTCCCTTTACACCAAAAATTGTTCTAAGTAAAAATACAGTAAGGCCAGCACCTAATATATTAATAGCAACCCCTATAACAAACTCGTCAGATTTTAGCTCTATAACAAATATACCAAATAAAAGCCCTATTAAAATTCCTGAAATAACCGCTAAGCCTACTCCCATTGCAGAACTGGCAAAGAAATAACTCCCAACAACAGCAAAGAAGGCACCAAGAAGAATCATTCCTTCCATCCCTATATTTAAAATACCAGACTGCATGGTTAATAGCCCTCCCAATGCGGCTAATATAAGTGGTGTAGCCGTCCTTATCATGTTTTGCAATAAAGATAAGTTAAAAATATCTTTCATATAGTCTATGCCCCTTTCTTACTAAGATTTTTTCTTTTGAAAAATTCCTTAAATCCAGTTTCACCTGCCATAAATAAAATAATAAGTGCTTGGATAACTGCTACAAGCTCGGATGATATACCAGTTTCCAATTCCATTACTACAGAACCTGTTTTTAAAGCGGCAAAAAATATGGACATAATAATAATTCCTAAAGGATTGTTTTTTACAATTAAAGCTATTAACATTCCGTCAAAGGCATATCCTTTTGAAAGATTTGGTAAAAATCTATAGTGAAGTCCATACACTTCAAAGGCTCCTGCTATACCACATAGTGCACCCGAGATTAACATTGCTACTATCATATACTTTTCTGTAGCAAGACCCATATACTTAGCAAATAGGTTATTCTCTCCGATCATTTTAAAATCATAGCCATAGGAAGTTTTCTTAATTAAATAATAAATAAATATGGCAATCATAGCTGTATAAATAATACTAGTGTTAAGCTTTGACACATCCATAAGCTTTGAGAATTTATACTGATCCGCAATAAGGTTTGAGCCTCCCATACTACCATCTGTTGCCTTAAAAGGATAATTAACTAAATATCCAGTAAATAGCATAGCAATACTGTTAAGCATAACACACACAATTACTTCATCAATTTTAAATTTAACTTTAAGTATAGCGGGTATGTAGCTTAAAGCAGCACCAGCAATAGCAGCACATATTGTGGCTAAGATAACACCTAGGGATACAGGTAAACCTTTAAATGTAAATCCTATGTATGTTGCAGCAAAGGCACCAAGATATAGTTGACCCTCACCTCCAATATTGAAAATCCCCGTCATAAATGCTATAGCCGTAGCAAGACCAGTTAAAATAAGAGGTACTGTTTTTGTAAAGGTAGTCGCCAATGCATATTTACTACCAAATGCTCCAGTAATAAGTGCACCATAGCCTTGAATAGGGTTTTTACCATTAAAAATCATAATGATACCCCCTAATATTAGTGCTAATAATATAGAAGCTGTTATAGACAAAATATATTCACCATCTAACTTAAATTTATTCATTAGGAATTCACCTCTTTCGATCTATTTCCAGTCATATAATAGCCTATATCACTTTTATCTATTTCATCGGTATTAAACTCTCCTGTAATTTTTCCTTCATACATAGTTATAATTCTATCTGATAATCTAAATATTTCATCTAACTCTGCAGATACTAGCAATACTGCACAGCCTTCATTTCGTTTTTTTATAATTTCCTCATGTATAAATTCTATAGCACCTATGTCTACTCCCCTAGTTGGTTGGGATATCAATAATACTTTAGAATCAAAAGAAAACTCCCTAGCAATGACTACTTTTTGCATATTTCCTCCAGATAGATTTTCTACTTTTACATTTTCACTGGCTGTTCTTACATCAAACTTATCTATAAGTTTCTTTGAAAAGTTTCTTACAATATCAGATTTAAGATGTATACCTTTCTTTGCAAATGGCTCAGTATGCTGTTTACCCATAAGCATATTTTCCATAATAGAACCTTTTCCATTTAAACCAGTAGACATTCTATCTTCAGCTATATGAGAAACCCCTATATTTCTAATTTGATTAGTATTGAATTTAGTAGTATCTGTATTTAATATTTCCACCCTTCCGCCTTCTATAGGAGTCATACCACTTATAGCTTCTATTAGCTCCGTTTGTCCATTTCCTTCTATCCCTGCAACTCCGAGAATTTCACCAGCTTTTACTTGAAATGAAACTCCATTTAAAGCCATAAACCCTCTTTTATCCTTAGCTTTTAAATTATCAACTTGTACAAGCACTTCTCCCTGTTTATTTTCCTTGTGTAGTTTATCGAATAAAACTTCTTTCCCTACCATCATTTCAGATAAAATCTTTTCATCAACCTCATTAGTATTTTTAATTCCTATAAGCTTACCTGCCCTCATAACTGCTACTCTATTAGATATAGCAAGAACCTCATTTAGCTTATGAGTAATTATTATTACGGTTTTACCCATCTCTTTTACTAATCGTCTAATTACAACAAATAATTCTTCAGTTTCCTGGGGTGTAAGTACAGCAGTAGGCTCGTCTAATATAAGCACATCTGCACCTCTGTATAGGGTTTTTAATATTTCAACTCTTTGCTGAATACCAACTGATACCATCTCTACAGGAAGTTTAGGGTCTACTTTAAGTCCATATTCCTCACTAATCTTTTTAGTGTTTTCAATAGCTTTTTTTTCATCAACAAAAATATTCTTTTTTCTTATTTCCATACCTAATACAACATTTTGCGCTATTGTAAAGGATGGAACTAGCATAAAGTGCTGATGAACCATTCCCACTCCTTTATCTATAGCAGTTTTTGGATTAAAATTCTGTATTTTTTCTCCCTTAATGTATACTTCACCAGCAGTAGGTTTATAAAGACCATACATAATTTTCATCAATGTTGATTTTCCAGCCCCATTTTCTCCTACGATGGCAAATACTTCACCTTTATTAATTTCTAGGGATATATTATCATTTGCCAGCACTCCTGGAAATTGTTTAGTAATATTTTTTAATTCTATTACAGTTTCTGCCATATGCTCCCTCCTTATCAATCTATGTATGAAAAACGAAGAAGCCTTCAGACTTCTTCGTTATAAATTATCTTATCTGGCTTCTGTTACCTTTATTTCTCCACTAATTATTTTTTCTGTAATTTCTTCTAACTTAGCTTTCATTTCATCATTAACAAATTGTTTCATATCATTTGTACCATACCCAATTCCTATACCATTTTCTTTAATTCCATAGGTTAATATTTCTCCACCCTTTACAGATCCATTTCCTATATTCTCAATTGTTTCATAAACAGATAGTCCCACATTTTTAATCATGCTATACATAATAACATCTGGGTTAATATATCTTTGGTCAGAGTCAACACCAATAGCGAACTTACCAAGGTCTTTCCCAGCTTCAAACACACCTTCACCAGTCTTTCCTGCAGCATGGAATACAATATCTGCTCCCTTATTATATATAGCTATTGCAGATTCTTTTCCCTTTGTTGGATCTTCGAAATCCCCTGCGAAAATAACATCTGCTTTAATATCAGAGTTAATATATTTCGCTCCTTCTTCATATCCGACTTGGAAGTTTCTAATAACAGGAAGATCTACACCACCAACCATACCAATATGTCCTGTCTCACTTAACATTGCAGCTAGAGCTCCAGCCAAGAAAGAACCTTCATTTTCTTTATATTGTATAGACACAATATTATCTACTCCTGTAATAGCATTATCTACATATACATATGTTTTTGTAGGAAATTGTGGCGCAATCTCTTGAATTACTTCATAGAATTCAAAGCCAACAACAACTATAATATCGCCATAATTTGAAGCTTGTACTAATTGGTCTGATAATAAAGAAAGGTCATTTTTACATTCTAATACTTTGCCTTCAACACCTAAATCTTTTTTTGCCAACTCTAGGCCTTCATTACTTGAATCGTAGAATGATCTATCTCCTAATCCACCTGAAACTACTAATCCTACCTTTACCTTTGATTCTTTAGTTACATTACCTTCA
Proteins encoded in this region:
- a CDS encoding nucleoside phosphorylase, which codes for MLQPHIRCSKEDVSTMVIMPGDPKRVDKIATFLEEVREVSYNREFKTITGYYRGVKVTATSTGIGGASAAIAIEEHCAIGAKYIIRVGSCGALQRNINIGDLIIPISAVRDEGASKMYVESTYPASCDLELISIMVKKAKELNYKFHSGIVRSHDSFYIDDCEELSKYWSRKQVLGSDMETATLFTLGNLRGIKVASILNNVVLFEESTKDSINNLVDEGSEEMKGEENEIILALETFYEISKL
- a CDS encoding FAD-dependent oxidoreductase; this encodes MKYDAVVIGSGIAGITFARTYNKYGKKIAIVEKSRLGGTAISTGCLPVKVHKDNLLDFLKSKKVVKSYGVDLNINLNDVYKRGREKILGLQACIEDELEGIDLYFGDGEFLDRNTFKVGEEHLLSEIFVLATGTSPVVLKNCKRAISHKELIDLENLPQELLIVGGGVEAVEIADIYSSYGVKIDMVFREVDILQDSDTDLKNSLVERLRTKNVNFYCEDDITDALEDGDKIKAITAKGNIIKADYLLYTSIRKLNKINGLEDLAIICDENKIHVDNNLKTSVENIYAIGDVNGMLGMAHVAYNQGLSLAKYLCTGKEINKNYSSLPRSIFTLQEISGIGKNENDLKTEDYKVSKVNLRNLYRGYAKELDGFAKLIYRDNELLGYWIVSDNSSDLMADSALWFDGGCTLEKISQSLFINPSLLEVLPELYLKSIKGDE
- the nagZ gene encoding beta-N-acetylhexosaminidase — translated: MINKKAVLTSVLAMTIVLSIGCTSINTPIEAGNNDNPKQVEENNEEEEKIMESHNQEKEEPIDQVGLRIEEMTLDEKIGQLVLVGMDGYDVNDNIKELIQSYHVGGIILYRKNVKDSNQLLSLINSLKSSNSSNKAPLFISVDEEGGSVSRNPNEVKKLPTARSIGKTKDSSLAFEAGRLLGQTVKKFGYNMNFAPVLDIDSNPLNPVIGNRSFGGTIEVVSTMGFEMFKGINEEGVIPVIKHFPGHGDTSVDSHIGLPVVDHDLKRIMDFEIVPFKHTIDNGADVVMVSHILMSQIDPEYPASMSSMVINDILRDKLKFEGVVITDDMTMGAIEKNYNIGDAAVRSIKAGTDIILVGHNYEKAVTVFNAIKAGIDIGVISIDRIDESVYKILKLKEKYGLEDSVIEDLNVEEINRDIGKLIEKVK
- a CDS encoding methyl-accepting chemotaxis protein, whose product is MTDMKMSIRTKIFLVVILTVSLAFSVVSGVIYTNTENILVNHIKNELGYARENIAVRTVDVLSTAEKNIHQLNMNHYIKDFLEQDMNEDTIYTVDGYRSLVNTLKLIKDSNEDLLNVYVGVGKINHLITYDEFKTASDYSTKDRDWYKQAIASNNTVITDPYIDAITGELVLTVSTPIYSKDGKIIAVAGVDITLDRISQILSSFTYNESGHAILLDSQSRFVYHNNKDMILEKDINDLENGWENVSEVVSAGNPYVDKFIIDGEETYISYTPVGNSKWGAILVVPVKEAEGSLISFRNIFIISMFSAIIILSIMLYVLTKNILKQIPTLLESYEKAKEGDLTVRAKTFSNDEISKLASGFNQMIESQRNVITKVVDETNNIIDVFNNAEKNIYELNGSIEEVSATTEQISAGMEQTAASMEEMSATSMEIENAIQTMTRQVEDGLISAKEISNRANELKQNAITSSKTANDMYVGTQEKLLKAISDSRAIDEIRVLSDAILMITSQTNLLALNAAIEAARAGEAGKGFAVVADEIRKLAEDSEKAVTEIQDTTDVVLTAVDNLVESSKQILEFMDEQVIKDYGVLAETGEQYSKDAAYIEELLYNFDVTAEHFLLSIQSMLTAINEVTMATNEGAEGTTNIAQRNSDVMHRSNEIVNQIWDIKKGAEGLLESISKFRV
- a CDS encoding Na+/H+ antiporter family protein, translated to MLTNPVILSVLVMSILCLLKLNVILSLLIAALVGGLAAGMPIADTMKVLIGGMGGNSETALSYILLGALAAAIHTTGVAEILAKKISGWVKGKGIILVGIIAIVSIFSQNLIPVHIAFIPILIPPLIMVMNKLKIDRRAVACALTFGLKAPYVALPVGFGLMFHNIIRDEMIANGMPVVTGDIWRVMWLPGLSMVIGLLIAILFTYRKPREYVDLEGEVDKGTSKETEVIIKMNRTHWVSLIGAVSALVIQIKFESLPLGAIVSLAIMVIFGAIRWKDIDSIINSGIGMMGFIAFVMLAASGYGAVLRETGGVQALVEGAAGLMGGSKLIAASIMVLVGLIITIGIGTSFGTIPIIAAIYVPLASIIGFSIPATIILIGTAAALGDAGSPASDSTLGPTAGLNVDGKHDHIWDTCVPTFIHYNIPLLIAGILGAMIF
- a CDS encoding MBL fold metallo-hydrolase RNA specificity domain-containing protein translates to MKIQFLGAAKVVTGSSILITSNKYNILLDCGLFQGSEDLETLNKDDFPFNPSEIDFLLLSHSHIDHSGRTPKLVKEGFRGKILCTKATKDLCEIMLVDSAHIQESDTEWENRKAKRSGKPPVKPLYTIEDALLSLRYFESALYDQKIKLNEEISIRFRDAGHILGSSIIEIWIEEDKDTVKIVFSGDLGMKNKPLIRDPQIVEDADYLILESTYGNRVHENVEKRMEKLTDIINKTVLRGGTVLIPSFAVGRTQELIYELKQYYENNNDLDTFMKVPIYIDSPMAISATQIFKKNSYSFDEKAKDIILSGNNPLDFENLYFVRDHKESMALNNSDFPKVIISASGMCTAGRIRHHLKHNLWKAKNSVVFVGYQANGTLGRILKDGAKSVKLLGETIAVLSEIYSVEGFSGHIDQPGILEWLRGFKKKPKKVFLVHGEEDSLNTLSKLIEEKLDMSTTIPNMGYMFQIENEVLKAYSGEVLEPIKRKENIKKELQEVYDQFENLSSQTNKFINDSLLEKEYDTLKNKLIDLQRELLDLGMILGSRK